The Cucumis melo cultivar AY chromosome 6, USDA_Cmelo_AY_1.0, whole genome shotgun sequence genome includes a region encoding these proteins:
- the LOC127150054 gene encoding uncharacterized protein LOC127150054 — protein MSKFAWTIAEDTDTMEWYNICQDALRKVNESYQGKETADIIQNKVLQAREEDEEIEFNCANYQLEIMRCLRELNVNNTIGWIGTSNIGGWSRYLGYFILPD, from the exons ATGAGCAAATTTGCATGGACAATAGCTGAAGACACTGATACT ATGGAATGGTACAACATCTGCCAAGATGCCCTAAGAAAAGTCAATGAATCGTATCAAGGAAAAGAGACTGCTGACATCATTCAAAACAAAGTTTTGCAG GCTCGAGAGGAGGATGAGGAGATTGAATTCAATTGTGCTAATTACCAGCTTGAAATAATGAGATGCTTGAGAGAACTCAATGTTAACAACACTATTGGATG GATTGGAACATCAAATATTGGAGGCTGGAGCAGATATTTGGGTTACTTCATCTTACCAG ATTAG